Part of the Janibacter endophyticus genome is shown below.
CCTCGCCGAGCTGAGCCGCGATGGCGTCGGTGGGGAGCTGCTGGAGCAGGCGGTCGATGTCAGACATACATCTCTCCTCGGTGAGGTCCGGGCGGGCCCGGGTGCGGGGCAGCGGGGTGCGCTGCCGTTGCTCGCCGACGCTACCCGCCGGGCCGGCCGTGCGGGGGTTGCGGCCACGGTCGTGGTCTGGTCGTCGGTGGTTCTCTGGCGCAGACGGCCCCCGTAGCGCGAGACTGGGGTCATGACCCGTGCAGCGGAGCCGAGGACGATCGTGCTGGTGCGTCATGCGGAGGCGGTGTCCTCCCCGCCGGGCGAGGCAGATCACGGACGCGCGCTCACGGCGCAGGGCCAGCAGGCCGCGGAGGAGTTCGGTCGCTGGCTGCACGACCAGGGCATGGGCTGCGACGAGGTCATCACCTCCACGGCGCTGCGGGCCCGGCAGACCGTCGAGGGGCTTGCCTGCGGTGGCTGCTCGGAGGCCGAGATCCAGGTGGAGGAGAAGCTGTACAACGGACGCGAGTCCGACGTCCTCCAGGTCCTGCGCGAGGCGACGAGCGACGCCGACATCGTCCTCGTCGTCGGTCACGCCCCGTCGGTCCCGGCGGCCGCGAGCCTGCTTGCCGACGGCGAGGGCGACGAGGCGGCCCACGAGCAGCTCTGCCAGGGCTTCCCGCCCGGCGCCGCGGCCGTCCTGCGCTACCAGGGGCACTGGTCCGACCTCGACTTCGGCCAGGCGACCCTCGTCGGCTTCCGCGCCCCCTGACCGGTCCTGGTGTTGGGGTTGGGTAGACCGCGTCCCGCATCGTGGACGGGGTTGTCTCAATTATTGACACGGTGGCGGCGTGAGGGCGAGAGTTGCCGCATGGCCCTCATCGTTGTAGTTCCCCGGCGCGCTGCCTGAGCGAGACGCTCACCAGCAGCGCGCGCCCTTCACGTCCTGACCCCGGGACTGGAGGGCTTTTTCATGGGGCGGATGATGGACCGACCGAGTCGGACGAGAAGTGGAGTCAGTCGTGAGCGACACCGTGAGCGAGCAGTCGACCGCGGGGCGCGCGGCGCCGAGCCCGGCCAGCATGGCCCGGCAGGCGCAGGCCAGCGCGCCCCCTGCGACCGTGACAGGGGCGCAGAGCCTCGTCCTCTCGCTCGAGTCGGTCGGCGCCGAGGTCGTCTTCGGCATCCCGGGCGGCGCGATCCTGCCCGCCTACGACCCGCTCATGGACTCCGTCAAGGTCCGCCACATCCTCGTGCGCCACGAGCAGGGCGCCGGCCACGCGGCCGAGGGCTACGCCAGCGCCACCGGCAAGGTCGGCGTCTGCATGGCCACCTCCGGCCCGGGTGCGACGAACCTCGTCACCGCGATCGCCGACGCGCACATGGACTCGGTCCCCATGGTGGCCATCACCGGCCAGGTCGCCTCGGCCGCCATCGGCACGGACGCCTTCCAGGAGGCGGACATCCGCGGCATCACCATGCCGATCACCAAGCACAACTACCTCGTCACCGACCCCGCCGAGATCCCGCGCGTCATCGCCGAGGCCTTCCACATCGCGAGCACCGGCCGGCCCGGCCCCGTGCTCGTCGACATCTCCAAGGACGCGCTGCAGGCCAAGACGACCTTCGCCTGGCCGCCGCGCATCGACCTGCCCGGCTACCACCCGGTGACCAAGCCGCACGCCAAGCAGATCCGCGAGGCGGCCAAGCTCATGGCCAAGAGCCGCCAGCCGGTCCTCTACGTCGGCGGCGGCGTCATCCGGGCCGGCGCGTACGCGGAGCTCAAGGCCCTCGCCGAGACGACCGGCATCCCCGTCGTGACCACGCTCATGGCCCGCGGCGCCTTCCCCGACGAGCACCCGCTCCACCTCGGCATGCCCGGCATGCACGGCTCCGTGGCCGCCGTCACCGCCCTCCAGCGCAGCGACCTCATCATCGCCCTCGGTGCCCGCTTCGACGACCGTGTCACCGGCCAGCTGAGCTCCTTCGCCCCGGACGCCAAGGTCATCCACGCCGACATCGACCCCGCGGAGATCTCCAAGAACCGCGTCGCCGACGTGCCGATCGTCGGTGACGCCAAGGCGATCATCGCCGAGCTCACCGCGGCCGTGAGCGCCCCCGACGCGCGCCGCGGCGACTACTCCGCCTGGGTGACCCGCACGCAGGGCTGGGCGCAGAGCTACCCCGTCGGCTACACCCCGAGCGAGGACCCCGAGGCGCTCGCTCCTCAGTACGTCCTCGAGAAGCTCGGCGAGATCGCCGGCCCCGAGGCGATCTACGCCGCCGGTGTCGGGCAGCACCAGATGTGGGCCGCCCAGTTCATCGGCTACCAGCGCCCGAACGCGTGGCTCAACTCCGGCGGTGCCGGGACGATGGGCTACTCGGTGCCGGCCGCCATGGGCGCCAAGGTCGGCGAGCCCGACCGTGTCGTGTGGGCGATCGACGGCGACGGCTGCTTCCAGATGACCAACCAGGAGCTCGCGACCTGCGTCATCAACGACATCCCGATCAAGGTCGCGATCATCAACAACTCCAGCCTCGGCATGGTCCGCCAGTGGCAGTCGCTCTTCTACAACGAGCGTTACTCCAACACCGACCTGCACACCTCCGTCGGTCGCCGGATCCCCGACTTCGTCAAGCTCGCCGACGCCTACGGCTGCGTCGGCCTGCGCTGCGAGCGACCCGAGGACGTCGAGGCGACGATCCGCCAGGCCATGGAGATCAACGACCGCCCGGTCGTCGTCGACTTCGTCGTCGAGCGCGACGCCATGGTGTGGCCGATGGTCCCCGCCGGCGTGAGCAACGACGCCATCCAGATCGCCCGCGACGCGGCCCCCGAGTGGGACCGCGAGGAGTCCGAGGCGATCGAGCAGGACCTCGACGCGGACCACGACGGGAAGTGACAGGACAGTCATGAGCAGCAGGCACACCCTCTCGGTCCTCGTCCAGGACAAGCCCGGCGTCCTCGCGCGCATCTCCGCGCTCTTCTCCCGCCGTGGCTTCAACATCGACAGCCTCGCCGTCGGCCCCACCGAGCAGCCCGACGTCTCCCGGATGACCGTCGTCGTCGAGGTCGAGAAGCTGCCGCTGGAGCAGGTCACCAAGCAGCTCAACAAGCTCGTCGAGGTGCTCAAGGTCGTCGAGCTCGACCCGCTGACCTCCGTCGACCGCGAGCTGCTCCTCGTCAAGGTCCGCGCCGACGCGAGCACCCGCGGCCCGATCCTCGAGACCGTCCAGCTCTTCAAGGCCCGGATGCTCGACGTCACCGCCGACTCCGTGACCATCGAGTCGACCGGCAACGCCGACAAGCACCGGGCGATGCTGGAGATCCTCGAGCCCTACGGGGTCAAGGAGATCGTGAAGTCCGGCATGGTCGCCATCAGCCGGGGCGGCCGCTCGATCACCGACCGCGGCGGACGGCACTAGCCGGCCACGCGAGGCGGGGTTCACCCCCTTCGCCCTGACCACTCACCCACGTACGCAGCAGCACGCACCACCCCAACCGAAGGAGAGGCCCACGATGGCCGAGATGTTCTACGACGACGACGCCGACCTGGCGATCATCCAGGGCCGCAAGGTGGCCGTCATCGGCTACGGCTCGCAGGGCCACGCGCACGCGCTCAACCTGCGCGACTCCGGCGTCGACGTCCGCGTCGGCCTCAAGGAGGGCAGCAAGAGCCGCGCCAAGGCCGAGGACGAGGGCCTGCGCGTCCTCACCCCGCGCGAGGCCGCGGAGGAGGCCGACGTCATCGTCATCCTCGCCCCGGACCAGGTGCAGCGTCACCTCTACGCCGAGGACATCGAGCCCGTCCTCACCGAGGGTGACGCCCTCGTCTTCGGGCACGGCTTCAACATCCGCTTCGGCTACATCCAGCCGCCGAAGGGTGTCGACGTCATCCTCGTCGCGCCGAAGGCCCCCGGTCACACCGTGCGGCGTGAGTACGTCGCCGGTCGCGGCATCCCGGACATCATCGCCGTCGAGCAGGACGCCTCGGGCAGCGCCTGGGACCTCGCGAAGTCGTACGCCAAGGGCATCGGTGGCACCCGCGCCGGCGTCATTAAGACGACCTTCACCGAGGAGACCGAGACCGACCTCTTCGGCGAGCAGGCGGTGCTCTGCGGCGGCATGAGCCACCTCGTGCAGGCGGGCTTCGAGACGCTCACCGAGGCGGGCTACCAGCCGGAGATCGCGTACTTCGAGGTGCTCCACGAGCTCAAGCTCATCGTCGACCTCATGTGGGAGGGCGGCATCGCCAAGCAGCGTTGGTCGATCTCCGACACGGCCGAGTACGGCGACTACGTCTCCGGCCCGCGCATCGTCGACGCCGGTGTCAAGCAGCGCATGCAGGAGGTCCTCGGCGACATCCAGTCCGGTGCCTTCGCGCAGCGCTTCATCGACGACCAGGACAACGGCGGCGCGGAGTTCCAGGAGCTGCGCGAGAAGGAGGCCGGCCACCCGATCGAGGCGACCGGCAAGGTCCTGCGCTCGCACTTCTCGTGGAAGCAGACCGACGACGACTACACGGAGGGCTCGGCCGCCCGCTGACCCTTTATCGGGTTATCCGATAAAGGTGCGCCTCACCCGGGAAATGTTCCCGGGTGAGGCGCACCCTTGTCTGGCGAAGGGGGGACGGGTCGCGCTCCCGTCGCGCCGCCTACGCTGACCCGGTGGAAGAGATGCTCGAGAGCTGGCCGTTCTGGCTCGCCTTCGGCTTCCTATTCCTCGGTGCCATGGTCCGGGGGAGCGTCACCTACGCGATCGGTCGCGGGGCCCGGACGGCGGCCGAGCGGCGGCGGGCGAAGGGGGATCGCCCGGGTGAGCAGGGCCGCCTCCTCACGCAGGGGGAGCGGCTGGTGCGCCAGATCGGGCCGCCGGCGGTGAGCCTGGGCTTCCTCACGGTCGGGCTGCAGACCGCGATCAACCTCAGCGCGGGGGCGCTGCGGATGCCGTGGACGCACTTCGGGCCGGCCCTGGTCGTCGGGGCGGTCCTGTGGGCGACGATCTACACGACGATCGGCTTCGCGGTGCTCGAGGCGGCCCTCGGCCGGGTCCCGTGGTGGTGGGTGCTCGTCGCGGTGGCTCTCGTCGCGCTCGTCGTGCTCCTCTCCCGGCGCCTCGCCCGCGCCCGCTGAGGGTATGAGCCTTGGCTCGTGCGAACAGGGGAGGGTACGAGCCTTGGCTCGTGCGGGTCCGGCGTCCCAGCATGTGGTCGGGGGGTCCGTCAGGTGGACACCTCGGACGTACGGTGGGCGCAGGCGATGTCCGGTACGGCGCGCGGCGACCCTGCGGCCGGACCACTGCTCACCCCCACCAGGGTCGGTGCCGTCGCCGCACACGTACCGATGAGGAGCACCGTCATGAGCGACGAGGCACAGGAGGCGCGCCGCGCCCTCCAGGAGTCCATGGACCGCCGCGACCAGGGCAGCGACGACTGACGCAGCCGGACCGCCACGCAGCCGCCACGCCCGACGTGGCGGCTGCGGCATTTCCCGGCCGCCCCGTCCCGCTGCGGCGGACACCCCTTCGCCCCCACCCCGACGAGAACTAGGTTTGACCCATGCCTGAGCTGCGATCCCGGACCACCACCCACGGCCGCAACATGGCCGGCGCCCGCGCGCTGTGGCGCGCGACCGGCATGGGGGAGAGCGACTTCGGCAAGCCGATCGTCGCGATCGCCAACTCCTTCACCCAGTTCGTCCCCGGGCACGTCCACCTCAAGGACATGGGACAGCTCGTCGCCGGCGCGATCCAGGAGGCCGGGGGAGTCGGCAAGGAGTTCAACACCATCGCCGTCGACGACGGCATCGCGATGGGCCACGCGGGGATGCTCTACAGCCTCCCGAGCCGTGAGGTCATCGCCGACGCCGTCGAGTACATGGTCCAGGCGCACTGCGCCGACGCGCTCGTCTGCATCTCCAACTGCGACAAGATCACCCCGGGCATGCTGCTCGCCGCGCTGCGCCTCAACATCCCCACGGTCTTCGTCAGCGGCGGGCCGATGGAGGCCGGTAAGGCGATCATCGGTGAGGATGGCACTGCGGCCACGCGGCTGGACCTCATCGACGCGATGATCAAGTCCGTCG
Proteins encoded:
- a CDS encoding SixA phosphatase family protein, giving the protein MTRAAEPRTIVLVRHAEAVSSPPGEADHGRALTAQGQQAAEEFGRWLHDQGMGCDEVITSTALRARQTVEGLACGGCSEAEIQVEEKLYNGRESDVLQVLREATSDADIVLVVGHAPSVPAAASLLADGEGDEAAHEQLCQGFPPGAAAVLRYQGHWSDLDFGQATLVGFRAP
- a CDS encoding acetolactate synthase large subunit, which translates into the protein MARQAQASAPPATVTGAQSLVLSLESVGAEVVFGIPGGAILPAYDPLMDSVKVRHILVRHEQGAGHAAEGYASATGKVGVCMATSGPGATNLVTAIADAHMDSVPMVAITGQVASAAIGTDAFQEADIRGITMPITKHNYLVTDPAEIPRVIAEAFHIASTGRPGPVLVDISKDALQAKTTFAWPPRIDLPGYHPVTKPHAKQIREAAKLMAKSRQPVLYVGGGVIRAGAYAELKALAETTGIPVVTTLMARGAFPDEHPLHLGMPGMHGSVAAVTALQRSDLIIALGARFDDRVTGQLSSFAPDAKVIHADIDPAEISKNRVADVPIVGDAKAIIAELTAAVSAPDARRGDYSAWVTRTQGWAQSYPVGYTPSEDPEALAPQYVLEKLGEIAGPEAIYAAGVGQHQMWAAQFIGYQRPNAWLNSGGAGTMGYSVPAAMGAKVGEPDRVVWAIDGDGCFQMTNQELATCVINDIPIKVAIINNSSLGMVRQWQSLFYNERYSNTDLHTSVGRRIPDFVKLADAYGCVGLRCERPEDVEATIRQAMEINDRPVVVDFVVERDAMVWPMVPAGVSNDAIQIARDAAPEWDREESEAIEQDLDADHDGK
- the ilvN gene encoding acetolactate synthase small subunit, whose product is MSSRHTLSVLVQDKPGVLARISALFSRRGFNIDSLAVGPTEQPDVSRMTVVVEVEKLPLEQVTKQLNKLVEVLKVVELDPLTSVDRELLLVKVRADASTRGPILETVQLFKARMLDVTADSVTIESTGNADKHRAMLEILEPYGVKEIVKSGMVAISRGGRSITDRGGRH
- the ilvC gene encoding ketol-acid reductoisomerase produces the protein MAEMFYDDDADLAIIQGRKVAVIGYGSQGHAHALNLRDSGVDVRVGLKEGSKSRAKAEDEGLRVLTPREAAEEADVIVILAPDQVQRHLYAEDIEPVLTEGDALVFGHGFNIRFGYIQPPKGVDVILVAPKAPGHTVRREYVAGRGIPDIIAVEQDASGSAWDLAKSYAKGIGGTRAGVIKTTFTEETETDLFGEQAVLCGGMSHLVQAGFETLTEAGYQPEIAYFEVLHELKLIVDLMWEGGIAKQRWSISDTAEYGDYVSGPRIVDAGVKQRMQEVLGDIQSGAFAQRFIDDQDNGGAEFQELREKEAGHPIEATGKVLRSHFSWKQTDDDYTEGSAAR
- a CDS encoding DedA family protein is translated as MLESWPFWLAFGFLFLGAMVRGSVTYAIGRGARTAAERRRAKGDRPGEQGRLLTQGERLVRQIGPPAVSLGFLTVGLQTAINLSAGALRMPWTHFGPALVVGAVLWATIYTTIGFAVLEAALGRVPWWWVLVAVALVALVVLLSRRLARAR